A portion of the Sabethes cyaneus chromosome 3, idSabCyanKW18_F2, whole genome shotgun sequence genome contains these proteins:
- the LOC128743744 gene encoding zinc transporter ZIP1-like, with protein sequence MAQKLINGGGGSVSQFNALNITGAYSNESSDSEETSSKLLAILVLGAGSLIAGIVPLYCIKQRQHGSRPAQAITVLLCFGAGVLLATALVHMLPEVRLFLPRFAEVVFCSGYFLIYTIDELVFLCSASGLKNTSESTGHENYCYDDSFSMRSKSEAENNENPPEVQTQQPEPTMMEKTSQPPQQHQSATGTFSLLLALCVHSLLEGLAIGVQRSAPKVMLLLGAVSAHKFVVAFCLGVEIGSQRSNHQQHRHASSVMKIVIFSLGSVSGIAIGMALDGLDENFNKFVIPLLQGVAGGTLLYVTVSEVLPRERGKRQPGTAHGIWQLAAVLAGFAVMSFLSLIITEA encoded by the exons ATGGCGCAAAAATTGATTAACGGCGGCGGCGGTTCTGTGTCCCAGTTCAATGCACTAAATATAACCGGTGCGTACTCAAACGAGTCTTCCGATTCTGAAGAGACCAGCTCAAAGCTGCTGGCCATTCTGGTGCTTGGAGCGGGAAGTCTCATTGCCGGCATAGTGCCTCTCTATTGCATCAAACAACGGCAGCACGGAAGCAGACCGGCACAGGCGATAACCGTGCTGCTATGCTTTGGAGCCGGAGTCCTACTGGCGACGGCGCTGGTGCACATGCTGCCCGAGGTGCGACTGTTCCTGCCCAGATTCGCGGAAGTGGTCTTTTGCTCGGGATATTTTTTAATCTACACCATTGATGAACTGGTTTTCCTGTGTAGTGCTTCCGGTCTAAAGAATACCAGCGAAAGCACCGGTCACGAGAATTACTGCTATGACGATTCTTTTTCCATGCGGAGTAAAAG TGAGGCTGAAAACAATGAGAACCCTCCAGAAGTCCAAACTCAACAACCTGAACCGACGATGATGGAAAAAACAAGCCAACCACCGCAGCAGCACCAATCGGCAACCGGAACGTTCAGTCTGCTGTTAGCCCTTTGCGTGCATTCTCTGCTCGAGGGACTGGCCATCGGAGTTCAGCGTTCCGCACCTAAGGTGATGTTGCTGTTGGGTGCCGTCAGTGCGCATAAGTTCGTCGTCGCTTTCTGCTTGGGAGTGGAAATCGGCTCACAGAGGAGCAATCACCAGCAACATCGGCACGCTTCGAGTGTGATGAAAATAGTAATATTTTCCCTCGGTTCCGTCAGTGGCATCGCAATCGGTATGGCACTAGACGGTCTGGACGAGAACTTCAACAAGTTTGTAATACCGCTGCTGCAGGGCGTTGCCGGAGGAACGTTGCTCTACGTAACCGTCAGTGAGGTTCTTCCTCGTGAACGTGGCAAACGGCAACCGGGAACGGCGCACGGGATTTGGCAGCTGGCAGCCGTGCTAGCCGGATTCGCTGTGATGTCGTTTCTCAGTCTAATTATTACCGAAGCGTGA